One stretch of Sulfuricystis multivorans DNA includes these proteins:
- a CDS encoding ribonuclease domain-containing protein: MIRPLFGLLLAAVLGLAQAEEIARQALPVEAREVLALIAGGGPFPYRRDGIVFGNYERHLPPAPRGYYREYTVPTPGAGNRGARRIVCGGQVPQRPDVCYYSPDHYRSFRRIVE; the protein is encoded by the coding sequence GTGATACGCCCGCTCTTCGGACTATTGCTGGCCGCTGTGCTGGGCCTGGCGCAGGCCGAGGAGATTGCCCGGCAAGCGCTGCCAGTCGAAGCGCGCGAGGTGCTCGCGTTGATCGCCGGAGGAGGTCCTTTTCCCTACCGGCGCGACGGCATCGTCTTCGGCAATTACGAACGCCACCTGCCTCCAGCCCCACGCGGTTACTACCGCGAATACACCGTGCCGACGCCCGGCGCGGGGAATCGCGGGGCACGCCGCATCGTCTGCGGCGGTCAGGTGCCACAACGCCCCGACGTCTGCTACTACAGTCCGGACCACTACCGCAGCTTCCGGAGGATCGTCGAATGA
- a CDS encoding barstar family protein — MKYASLLMRIEHAGVYHMPVGGEQDLIAAAEHDGYAVFRVDLAHARNKDEMLDTIAQAMHFPDWFGHNWDALLDCLADLSWQPADGYVVILEHCDGIHGLAEADFVQTLQIFENAANEWREQGMPFWCFVDMQADGISWLSDIA, encoded by the coding sequence ATGAAATACGCGAGCCTGTTGATGCGCATCGAGCATGCCGGCGTCTATCACATGCCGGTAGGCGGCGAACAAGACCTGATCGCGGCGGCCGAACACGACGGTTACGCAGTATTTCGCGTCGATCTCGCCCATGCGCGCAACAAGGATGAAATGCTCGATACCATCGCCCAGGCGATGCATTTCCCCGACTGGTTCGGCCACAACTGGGATGCGCTCCTGGATTGTCTGGCCGATCTTTCCTGGCAGCCTGCCGATGGCTACGTGGTGATTCTCGAGCATTGCGACGGCATCCACGGCCTCGCGGAAGCCGATTTCGTCCAGACGCTACAGATCTTCGAGAACGCCGCGAACGAATGGCGCGAACAAGGCATGCCGTTCTGGTGCTTCGTCGACATGCAGGCCGACGGCATCAGCTGGTTGTCGGACATCGCGTAA
- the nudB gene encoding dihydroneopterin triphosphate diphosphatase: MAGTKKPVSVLVVIHDPRANVLLLERARHPGYWQSVTGSLEDDETPAAAAVREVGEETGLVCTPAQLIDWHLSNRFEIFAEWRERYPEGVTHNIEHVFSLCVPAGTPVITAPNEHRAWRWLPWREAAAACFSWSNRDAILMLGLDSTA, from the coding sequence GTGGCCGGCACGAAGAAACCGGTCTCCGTCCTCGTCGTCATCCACGACCCGCGGGCAAACGTCCTGCTCCTCGAACGAGCGCGCCATCCGGGCTACTGGCAGTCGGTGACCGGCAGCCTGGAAGACGATGAGACGCCGGCCGCTGCGGCAGTGCGCGAAGTCGGCGAAGAAACCGGCCTCGTCTGCACGCCGGCGCAGCTCATCGACTGGCATCTTTCCAACCGCTTCGAGATCTTCGCCGAGTGGCGCGAGCGCTACCCTGAAGGCGTGACCCACAACATCGAGCATGTCTTCAGCCTCTGCGTACCGGCGGGAACGCCGGTCATCACGGCGCCCAATGAACATCGCGCCTGGCGCTGGCTGCCTTGGCGCGAGGCGGCGGCCGCGTGCTTTTCGTGGTCCAACCGCGATGCGATCCTGATGCTCGGGCTCGATTCGACCGCTTGA
- a CDS encoding Hsp20/alpha crystallin family protein: MNELTRYDPFDDFFRGFFVRPIEMGKGIEAPDMKVDVKEQDKAFLIHAEMPGIKKEDIHVTIDGPVVSISAERKEEKEEKEGGRVLRSERYFGKVSRSFNLGQDIDETTASAKFDNGVLELTLPKKAATQAKRLTID; this comes from the coding sequence ATGAACGAACTGACCCGTTATGACCCGTTCGACGATTTCTTCCGCGGTTTCTTCGTTCGTCCGATCGAGATGGGTAAGGGTATCGAAGCACCCGACATGAAGGTGGATGTCAAGGAGCAGGACAAAGCCTTCCTGATCCACGCCGAAATGCCGGGGATCAAGAAAGAAGACATCCACGTCACGATCGACGGCCCAGTCGTCTCGATCAGCGCCGAACGGAAGGAAGAAAAGGAAGAGAAGGAAGGCGGGCGCGTGCTGCGTTCCGAACGCTACTTCGGCAAGGTTTCGCGCAGCTTCAATCTCGGCCAGGACATCGACGAGACGACGGCGAGCGCGAAGTTCGACAACGGCGTGCTCGAATTGACATTGCCGAAGAAGGCAGCAACGCAAGCGAAGCGCTTGACGATCGACTGA
- the argB gene encoding acetylglutamate kinase gives MTSESLPAAVKAKILGEALPYIKRFFDKTIVIKYGGNAMTDPKLKDCFARDVVLLKLVGMNPVVVHGGGPQIEDLLRRVGKKGEFVQGMRVTDEETMDIVEMVLGGQVNKEIVNLINQHGGKAVGLTGQDGNFIRARKLLLPNKDKPEELIDIGAVGDITSIDPSIINFLDSGDFIPVIAPIGVGPNGETYNINADVVAGKIAEVLQAEKLVMMTNTPGVLDKSGKLLTGITPKEIDAMVSDGTLSGGMLPKIGSALDAARSGVKSVHIIDGRVEHALLLEILTDEGVGTLIKSK, from the coding sequence ATGACTTCCGAATCGTTGCCAGCCGCCGTCAAGGCGAAAATCCTCGGCGAAGCCTTGCCCTACATCAAGCGCTTCTTCGACAAGACGATCGTCATCAAATACGGCGGCAACGCGATGACCGATCCGAAGTTGAAGGACTGCTTCGCCCGCGACGTCGTGCTCCTCAAGCTCGTCGGCATGAACCCGGTGGTGGTGCACGGCGGCGGGCCGCAGATCGAGGATCTATTGCGACGTGTCGGCAAGAAGGGCGAGTTCGTCCAGGGCATGCGCGTGACCGACGAGGAGACCATGGACATCGTCGAGATGGTGCTCGGCGGTCAGGTGAATAAAGAGATCGTCAATCTGATCAACCAGCATGGCGGCAAGGCGGTGGGCCTGACCGGCCAGGACGGCAACTTCATCCGCGCCAGGAAATTGCTGCTGCCCAACAAGGACAAGCCAGAAGAGTTGATCGACATCGGCGCGGTCGGCGACATCACCTCGATCGATCCGTCGATCATCAACTTCCTCGATTCGGGCGACTTCATTCCGGTGATCGCGCCGATCGGCGTCGGTCCGAATGGTGAAACCTACAACATCAACGCCGACGTCGTCGCCGGCAAGATCGCGGAAGTGCTGCAGGCCGAGAAGCTCGTCATGATGACCAACACGCCGGGCGTGCTCGACAAGTCGGGCAAGCTGCTCACCGGCATCACGCCGAAGGAGATCGACGCGATGGTCAGTGATGGCACGCTCTCCGGCGGCATGCTGCCAAAGATCGGCTCGGCGCTCGATGCCGCACGCTCGGGTGTCAAGAGCGTGCATATCATCGATGGCCGCGTCGAACATGCGCTGCTGCTCGAAATCCTGACGGATGAAGGTGTGGGCACGCTGATCAAGTCGAAGTGA
- a CDS encoding pyrimidine 5'-nucleotidase, producing MRSHRVWLFDLDNTLHDANPHIFPAISRSMCRYVAQEIGVDETAARQLRDHYWHRYGATLTGLIRHHGVDPHHFLAATHAFLDDLPRMLVHEPALRHVLKRLPGRKIVFSNAPRRYVEAVLEQIGILPLIDGIWSIERLRFTPKPHADAFRRLLCRERLDAHRCILVEDTPANLRAAKRLGMTTILVSRAQQVPAYVDWRIKSVLELPKLGLSR from the coding sequence ATGCGATCGCATCGCGTCTGGCTGTTCGACCTCGACAACACGCTGCATGACGCCAACCCGCACATCTTTCCGGCGATCAGCCGGTCGATGTGCCGCTATGTGGCGCAAGAAATCGGCGTCGACGAGACGGCAGCGCGGCAGCTGCGCGACCATTACTGGCACCGTTACGGGGCGACGCTGACGGGACTGATACGCCACCACGGCGTCGATCCGCATCACTTCCTCGCCGCAACGCACGCCTTCCTCGACGATCTGCCCCGTATGCTGGTTCATGAACCGGCGCTGCGCCATGTGCTGAAACGACTGCCTGGCCGCAAGATCGTCTTCTCCAACGCGCCGCGCCGTTATGTCGAAGCCGTGCTGGAGCAAATCGGCATCCTGCCGCTGATCGACGGGATCTGGAGCATCGAGCGGCTGCGCTTCACCCCCAAGCCACATGCTGATGCCTTCCGCCGCCTGCTCTGCCGTGAAAGGCTCGATGCCCACCGCTGCATCCTCGTCGAGGACACGCCAGCCAATCTGCGAGCCGCCAAACGCCTGGGGATGACCACCATCCTCGTCAGTCGCGCGCAGCAAGTGCCTGCTTACGTCGATTGGCGCATAAAATCCGTGCTCGAATTGCCGAAACTGGGACTGAGCCGATGA
- the slmA gene encoding nucleoid occlusion factor SlmA, giving the protein MTAHGDRKLRILQTMAAMLEDPAGEKITTAALAARLEVSEAALYRHFPSKARMFEGLIDFIENALFSVVGQIVAEEAHGLRQAELILAASLRFAGRNRGLTRLMIGDVLVHEHPRLMARINQLFERLEASLKQALKIAVAQKDLPAEHDCAAHADLLVCHLLGRLQRFVRSGFKDDPLSHWAAQWPLLAG; this is encoded by the coding sequence ATGACCGCCCACGGTGACCGCAAACTGCGCATCCTTCAGACGATGGCCGCGATGCTGGAAGATCCGGCCGGGGAAAAGATCACCACCGCCGCACTGGCGGCCCGACTCGAGGTTTCCGAGGCCGCGCTCTACCGCCATTTTCCCAGCAAGGCGCGCATGTTCGAGGGTTTGATCGACTTCATCGAAAATGCGCTGTTTTCGGTGGTCGGCCAGATCGTCGCCGAAGAAGCCCACGGGCTGCGCCAGGCCGAGCTGATCCTCGCCGCGAGCCTGCGTTTCGCCGGCAGGAACCGGGGGCTTACGCGCCTGATGATCGGCGATGTGCTGGTCCATGAACACCCGCGCCTCATGGCACGCATCAATCAGCTTTTCGAGCGGCTCGAAGCCTCGCTGAAACAGGCGTTGAAGATCGCCGTCGCTCAGAAAGACTTGCCGGCGGAGCACGACTGCGCCGCACATGCCGATTTACTGGTCTGCCACCTGCTCGGCCGCCTGCAGCGCTTCGTCAGGAGTGGTTTCAAGGACGATCCGCTCAGCCACTGGGCCGCCCAGTGGCCCTTACTGGCCGGCTAG
- the hemB gene encoding porphobilinogen synthase: MIIKGVFPSTRMRRMRRDEFSRRLMRESVLTAADFIYPVFVLEGSNKTETVASMPGVMRMTLDRLLPVAEKALKLGIPALALFPVIDAAKKSEDASEAWNPEGLVPSVVAKLKQEFPELGVITDVALDPYTSHGQDGLIDASGYVMNDETIEALVKQALTHAQAGADVVAPSDMMDGRIKAIREALDAQKFIHTRILAYSAKYASRFYGPFRDAVGSAANLGKGNKYTYQMDPANSDEALREVALDLEEGADMVMVKPGMPYLDIVRRVKDSFGVPTFAYQVSGEYAMLKAAAQNGWLDHDAVMMEALLSFKRAGADGILTYFALEAAQRLAGQ; this comes from the coding sequence ATGATCATCAAGGGTGTTTTCCCAAGCACGCGCATGCGCCGCATGCGCCGCGACGAGTTTTCCCGCCGACTGATGCGCGAGTCGGTGCTCACCGCCGCCGATTTCATCTATCCGGTGTTCGTGCTGGAGGGCAGTAACAAGACCGAAACGGTCGCCTCGATGCCCGGGGTCATGCGCATGACACTCGACCGCCTGCTGCCGGTCGCGGAAAAGGCGCTGAAACTGGGTATTCCGGCGCTCGCGCTGTTTCCGGTGATCGATGCCGCGAAGAAAAGCGAGGATGCCAGCGAGGCGTGGAATCCGGAAGGGCTGGTACCGAGCGTGGTGGCGAAACTGAAGCAGGAATTTCCGGAACTGGGCGTGATCACCGACGTGGCCCTCGACCCTTACACCAGTCACGGCCAGGACGGGCTGATCGATGCCAGCGGTTACGTGATGAACGACGAGACCATCGAAGCGTTGGTGAAGCAGGCGCTGACTCACGCACAGGCCGGGGCGGATGTAGTAGCGCCGTCCGACATGATGGACGGACGCATCAAGGCGATCCGTGAGGCCCTCGATGCGCAGAAGTTCATCCATACGCGCATCCTCGCCTATTCGGCCAAGTACGCTTCGAGGTTCTACGGCCCATTCCGCGATGCGGTCGGCTCGGCGGCCAATCTCGGCAAGGGCAACAAATATACCTACCAGATGGATCCGGCGAACTCGGACGAGGCGCTGCGCGAAGTGGCGCTCGATCTCGAAGAAGGTGCCGACATGGTGATGGTCAAGCCCGGCATGCCGTATCTCGACATCGTGCGGCGGGTGAAGGACAGCTTCGGTGTGCCGACTTTCGCCTACCAGGTGAGCGGTGAGTATGCGATGCTCAAGGCTGCCGCGCAAAACGGCTGGCTCGACCACGATGCGGTGATGATGGAGGCGCTGCTTTCCTTCAAGCGCGCCGGGGCTGACGGCATCTTGACGTATTTCGCCCTGGAAGCGGCGCAACGGCTAGCCGGCCAGTAA
- the yihA gene encoding ribosome biogenesis GTP-binding protein YihA/YsxC: protein MTSSLFRHACFEISVADPQNLPQAGGAEIAFAGRSNAGKSSVINALAGHTRLAYVSKTPGRTQLINVFRLKCGAALVDLPGYGYAEVPDAVRRQWQNLLEHYLTQRAALVGLVLIMDARRPFTKLDRQMIEWFGRTGKPIHCLLTKADKLTRQEQAKTLAAACRLASVDFSGVAIGVQLFSSLKKTGIDEVEQVIGRWLDQKEKGPSAKGEKAESPNASTGVEAPAQGGKAGDDSTPSKH from the coding sequence ATGACCTCTTCTCTCTTCCGCCACGCCTGTTTCGAGATTTCCGTCGCCGATCCGCAGAATCTGCCACAGGCCGGCGGCGCGGAAATCGCCTTTGCCGGCCGTTCGAATGCCGGCAAGTCTTCGGTGATCAATGCCTTGGCTGGTCACACCCGACTGGCCTACGTCTCGAAAACGCCGGGACGCACCCAACTGATCAATGTATTTCGTCTCAAATGCGGCGCAGCGCTCGTCGATCTGCCGGGGTATGGCTACGCCGAGGTGCCGGACGCAGTGCGCAGGCAATGGCAAAACTTGCTCGAGCACTATTTGACACAGCGCGCCGCCCTGGTCGGTCTGGTGCTGATCATGGACGCGCGCCGCCCTTTCACCAAGCTCGATCGGCAGATGATCGAATGGTTCGGCCGTACCGGCAAACCGATCCACTGCCTGCTCACCAAGGCAGACAAGCTGACCCGGCAAGAGCAGGCCAAGACCCTGGCCGCGGCTTGCCGTCTCGCCAGCGTCGACTTTTCGGGGGTAGCGATCGGCGTGCAGCTTTTTTCGAGCCTGAAGAAGACCGGGATCGATGAGGTCGAGCAGGTGATCGGCAGATGGCTGGACCAGAAAGAGAAAGGGCCCTCGGCCAAAGGGGAGAAAGCCGAGAGCCCAAATGCCTCGACGGGCGTCGAGGCACCCGCTCAGGGAGGGAAAGCGGGGGACGATTCAACACCGTCCAAGCACTAA
- a CDS encoding c-type cytochrome produces the protein MSRDSIPLKVSLLSAAVLSLAAGAFANAHANEADKPASYAGDPAKGKEIAATVCAACHNPDGNSATPANPKLAGQHAAYLFKQMKNFKGGPDGKPERVNAIMNGMIAPYDEMQMKDLAAWFASQKQVGGEAKDRNALELGRKLYRAGDASKGLPACAGCHGPAGKGIPVQYPRIAGQYAEYLEAQLKAFRNGERANDPNKMMRMIAIKMTDAEIHAVADYIAGLY, from the coding sequence ATGAGCCGCGACTCGATCCCGTTGAAAGTGTCTCTGTTGTCCGCGGCCGTGTTGTCGCTGGCCGCCGGTGCTTTTGCCAACGCCCATGCCAATGAGGCAGACAAACCCGCCAGCTATGCGGGCGATCCTGCCAAAGGCAAGGAAATCGCCGCCACGGTCTGCGCAGCCTGCCACAATCCCGACGGCAACAGCGCGACCCCGGCCAACCCGAAACTCGCCGGTCAGCATGCCGCCTATCTCTTCAAGCAAATGAAAAACTTCAAGGGCGGCCCCGACGGCAAGCCCGAGCGCGTCAATGCGATCATGAACGGCATGATCGCTCCTTATGACGAGATGCAAATGAAGGATCTCGCCGCCTGGTTTGCCAGCCAGAAGCAGGTTGGCGGCGAAGCGAAAGATCGCAACGCTCTCGAACTGGGCCGCAAGCTGTATCGCGCCGGCGACGCCTCGAAAGGCTTGCCCGCCTGCGCAGGATGCCATGGTCCGGCCGGCAAAGGCATTCCCGTCCAGTATCCGCGCATCGCCGGCCAGTATGCGGAATACCTCGAAGCGCAGCTGAAAGCCTTCCGCAACGGCGAGCGCGCCAACGACCCCAACAAGATGATGCGCATGATCGCGATCAAGATGACCGATGCGGAAATCCACGCCGTCGCGGATTACATCGCCGGCTTGTATTGA